The Halogranum gelatinilyticum genome contains the following window.
GAGATGCACACCCGCGTCGTCAACAACGTCGCGAACCTGCTCGACGACGAGACGGTCGATCTCGAATCCGTCGCGCTCGTCGCCAACAGCGGCGGACTCGGTCTCTTGCTCGACGACTCCGAACGGCGCGAGCGGGTCGAAGAACTACAGGAGCGAGGCGTCGTCTTCAAACAGTGCGCGAACACGCTCGTCGGCACGGACATCGACGAGTCGAACCTCGTCGACGGCGTGGAACTCGTCTCCTCGGGCGTGGGCGAGCTGACGCGACTCCAAGACGCTGGCTACGCGTACATCAAGCCCTGAAAGCGAAGCCACAGAGTTGCGGAGTCACGGAGTCACAGAGTTGCGGCCCCGCGAAGCGACGCGGCACGGATTTTTTGTACGTTCCGGGAGACTGGACGGTCGATGCCCTCCACAGTCAGCGATGTGCTGTTCAGCGAGCCAGCGGGTCGGCCGAACTCACTGTTCCAGTTCGCCGCCGCAGCCGCCTTCACGGGACTTTACCTGTTCGTCACAGTCGCGGGAGACACCGTGGGGAGCGG
Protein-coding sequences here:
- a CDS encoding DsrE family protein codes for the protein MKAVFHLSSGDAEMHTRVVNNVANLLDDETVDLESVALVANSGGLGLLLDDSERRERVEELQERGVVFKQCANTLVGTDIDESNLVDGVELVSSGVGELTRLQDAGYAYIKP